Proteins encoded in a region of the bacterium genome:
- a CDS encoding right-handed parallel beta-helix repeat-containing protein: MSIRFWYSGLIALLFFTPSISADEAHSLYVSPNGEDRNPGTQREPFRTLERARDEIRALKRASRLPEQGVTVYLRGGRHWRHQVFELGAEDSGIDHATIRYAACAGETPVVTGAKRIENWRRLSESVPGLPARIQKCLYVAAVDTGWGFHSLFVNGQPQTLSRMDNSENWRNWPKPEEVGAVGPQGQMLRFAKGALQFLQGMDGQIEINLFPVNFWNTLSVLKNIDPRHSTAWRHSRNPATFSRHGFQEGNYNLYNSVVFIDEPGEWAVDRKAGKVYLWPASGVLRPEDEILAPVLFRLVHIHGDEAGNALVQNLQIQGITFTCTDRMAEDRWPEEWIKRQSELPDAMIYVRDARHLLIQDCRFLYSGSYAVDLEGCAQDIAILRNEMGFMGCGGVLLQGYGPGLKDVNRNNTVSRNFIHHTGQSGYLHSAAITLYQSGSNDISYNRIEHIPYAGVQICGANWDAYGPKGLAASLDNLEPGAVDTYGRAAAQFATRWQDFPQGRNSVFTRETFKRYLHTANNKVHHNIILEYMEKMSDGAPLYAWSSGLGNIFYKNAMKRSPLEIPGQKWLFALYLDDQVDGAVVAENVVWGQVITAASSPGWRLVAGSVVYGQPYEENIFYNKGLNLWYANEHGFPQQPAGYEALMNEIELCGQQLGGWPGERPDESAGHIKK, encoded by the coding sequence ATGTCCATTCGATTTTGGTACAGCGGCCTGATCGCACTGCTGTTTTTTACTCCATCTATATCCGCCGATGAAGCTCATTCCTTGTATGTTTCACCGAACGGCGAGGACCGCAATCCCGGTACGCAGCGTGAGCCCTTTCGCACGTTGGAGCGGGCGCGCGATGAGATCCGTGCGCTGAAACGCGCCAGTCGGCTGCCTGAGCAGGGGGTGACGGTCTATCTCAGAGGCGGCCGCCATTGGCGGCATCAAGTGTTTGAATTGGGCGCTGAAGACTCGGGGATAGATCACGCGACTATTCGCTATGCTGCCTGTGCCGGTGAAACGCCGGTGGTGACAGGAGCCAAACGCATTGAAAACTGGCGACGCCTGAGCGAATCCGTTCCTGGTCTGCCGGCGCGCATCCAGAAGTGCCTCTACGTCGCTGCCGTCGATACCGGCTGGGGCTTTCATTCACTTTTTGTCAATGGCCAACCGCAAACATTATCCCGGATGGACAACAGTGAGAACTGGCGCAATTGGCCCAAGCCCGAAGAGGTGGGCGCTGTAGGTCCCCAGGGGCAGATGCTCCGGTTCGCCAAGGGCGCCCTACAGTTCTTGCAGGGCATGGACGGACAGATCGAGATCAATCTGTTTCCGGTTAATTTCTGGAACACCTTATCGGTTCTCAAGAACATAGACCCGCGCCATTCCACCGCCTGGCGGCACAGCAGGAATCCCGCCACGTTCAGCCGTCATGGTTTTCAAGAAGGAAATTACAATCTGTATAATTCGGTCGTCTTTATCGACGAGCCCGGCGAATGGGCGGTGGACCGCAAAGCCGGCAAGGTCTACCTGTGGCCGGCCAGCGGGGTGCTGCGGCCGGAGGATGAGATCCTTGCGCCGGTCCTGTTCCGCCTGGTGCACATTCACGGCGATGAAGCCGGGAACGCCCTGGTGCAGAACCTGCAGATTCAGGGCATCACGTTTACCTGTACCGATCGAATGGCTGAAGATCGCTGGCCGGAGGAGTGGATCAAACGGCAGTCCGAGTTGCCGGATGCCATGATCTATGTGCGGGACGCGCGGCATCTGTTGATTCAGGACTGCCGTTTCCTCTACAGCGGCAGCTACGCCGTGGACCTGGAGGGCTGTGCTCAGGATATTGCGATCCTGCGCAATGAGATGGGCTTCATGGGCTGCGGCGGTGTGCTGTTGCAGGGTTACGGACCTGGGTTGAAAGACGTCAACCGAAACAACACGGTGTCGCGCAATTTCATTCATCACACCGGTCAAAGCGGATACCTTCATTCCGCGGCGATCACGCTGTATCAGAGCGGCTCCAACGATATTTCCTATAACCGTATCGAGCACATCCCCTATGCCGGCGTGCAAATCTGCGGCGCCAACTGGGACGCCTATGGACCGAAGGGACTCGCCGCCTCTCTGGACAACCTGGAGCCAGGAGCCGTGGATACGTACGGCCGTGCGGCCGCTCAATTCGCCACGCGCTGGCAGGATTTTCCCCAAGGACGCAACAGCGTCTTTACCCGGGAGACGTTCAAGCGCTATCTGCACACCGCCAACAACAAAGTGCATCACAACATCATCCTTGAGTACATGGAAAAAATGAGCGACGGCGCCCCTCTGTATGCCTGGTCATCGGGCCTGGGCAATATTTTTTATAAAAATGCAATGAAACGAAGCCCCCTCGAAATCCCCGGACAAAAGTGGCTGTTTGCCCTCTATCTGGACGATCAGGTCGATGGAGCGGTGGTGGCAGAGAACGTGGTCTGGGGACAGGTGATCACTGCCGCCTCGAGTCCGGGATGGCGCCTGGTGGCCGGATCCGTGGTATACGGCCAGCCCTACGAGGAGAACATCTTTTACAACAAAGGCCTGAACCTCTGGTACGCTAACGAGCACGGTTTTCCGCAACAACCGGCCGGCTATGAGGCGTTGATGAACGAGATCGAACTCTGCGGGCAGCAGCTCGGCGGTTGGCCCGGCGAACGGCCGGATGAATCGGCCGGACACATAAAAAAGTGA